A segment of the Terribacillus aidingensis genome:
ATTTTTATTAACAGCAGCGGAAAAATAAGTGAAACTGCCCAAAAGGGTAGTACAAATGTGCATTTGAAAAAAATGCAGCTGTTATATAATGATCTGTAAAGGAGGCGTTGAAATTAATGCCAAATCAAGATAATTTAATTAATGAGTTGGAATCCAATTACAAATATAGTGTCGAAAACAATAACTTGGTTGCAGCGCGAATTCCAGGGCTGTTTTTTATATTAATGTCATTAGCAGTTGCGTGCGCCATGGAAATTCACGGAAGTTCTGTTCATGTGGGTATATTAATATATACCATACTGTTCGGCTTGTTTGCAGTGTTGTATTGGTATTCCAATAAACTCTTGCTGAAAAGAGCATGGTTATATTTTATTATACAAGGATCTCTTGTATATATAAGTGGGATTTTTATGGGGATTTATCCTGTTTCCTTAATAACACTGTACCCTTTACTACTTAGCCAAACTATGGGGATGATTGGGCAAAGGAAGCGCTATTACGTTATTTTTATTTTGCTGTTATTCTGCAGTAGTTCATTAGTTTTGGTGGATATGGACATTATTGTCTCATATTCCGCAGTTGCGATACCTAATATGATTGTCTTGATTGCTTATGCTCGTATCTTCTTTAATCAAGTCAATGCTAAAATACGATCGGAGAGATTGGTGGAAGAATTAGAAGAAGCGTACAAACAAGTACAGCGTCTTACTTTACACAATGAACGTCAGCGAATGGCTCGCGATTTGCATGATACTTTAGCGCAGGGATTAGTTGGTTTGAAAATGCAATTAGATGCAACGAAAGGTTATTTATCTTTAGGGAATACAGACAAAGCAACAGAGTTAATTGATACAGCCATCACAAGAGTAAGTGAATCATTAGCAGAAGCCCGGCGCGTTATCGATGATATAAGGTCACATACGAATATCAGTTTTTCGCAGCAGGTTGAGGACCAAATGAATAACTTCGAAATGACTACTGGTATCCAGTATGTCTTAGAAGATAGACTTAATGAGGAAATCTCAACTTCCATAGCTGAACAAAGTTTAAGAATTCTATCTGAATGTCTCACAAATACCGCAAAGCATGCTAATGCTAACACAGTATGGGTGCATATATATAAAGAAAAAAATGCTATGAACATGGAAATTAAGGATGATGGAATTGGGTTTCAGGCTATGAATAAGTTAGGTAGGAAAGGACATTATGGATTGCTTGGTATACAGGAAAGAGTCCGAAATTTAGATGGTGATATCCGCATTATCAGCAAAGAAGGAACCGGAACTGAAATAATCATTACTATACCGTTAGAAGGAGCTTTGTAATGCCACACAAAATACTGATTGTTGATGATCATTTAGTAGTAAGAGAAGGATTGAAACTTCTTGTTGGTTTGAATCCTGAGTTTGTAGTTGCAGGAGAAGCGGAAAATGGAAGAGAAGCAGTTGAATTAACGGGAGAACTGAATCCTGATGTCATATTGATGGATTTATATATGCCTGTAATGACGGGCCTCGATGCTATCAAGGAAATCAGTGAAAGACATCCAGCTATTCCGGTTATTATTCTGACAACATACAATGAAGATAAGCTGATGGCAGAGGGAATGGAATTTGGCGCAAAAGGTTATCTGTTAAAAGATACAAGCCCAGACAATTTGTTTAGGACATTGGATGCTGCGATCAGAGGAGATACACTTATCAATTCTGAGATGATGACCAGAATCCAAGCCTATAAGAGAGAAGAAGAAAAACAAAGAGTAAATCCAAAGATTTATTTGTCGCGTAAAGAAATTGATGTATTGGAAGCTGTAGCAAGGGGTGCAAAGAGTAAAGAAATCGCGATTGATCTTAAAATCTCTGAAAGAACTGTTAAAGCAAGGCTTACTGA
Coding sequences within it:
- a CDS encoding sensor histidine kinase — encoded protein: MPNQDNLINELESNYKYSVENNNLVAARIPGLFFILMSLAVACAMEIHGSSVHVGILIYTILFGLFAVLYWYSNKLLLKRAWLYFIIQGSLVYISGIFMGIYPVSLITLYPLLLSQTMGMIGQRKRYYVIFILLLFCSSSLVLVDMDIIVSYSAVAIPNMIVLIAYARIFFNQVNAKIRSERLVEELEEAYKQVQRLTLHNERQRMARDLHDTLAQGLVGLKMQLDATKGYLSLGNTDKATELIDTAITRVSESLAEARRVIDDIRSHTNISFSQQVEDQMNNFEMTTGIQYVLEDRLNEEISTSIAEQSLRILSECLTNTAKHANANTVWVHIYKEKNAMNMEIKDDGIGFQAMNKLGRKGHYGLLGIQERVRNLDGDIRIISKEGTGTEIIITIPLEGAL
- a CDS encoding response regulator transcription factor; the encoded protein is MPHKILIVDDHLVVREGLKLLVGLNPEFVVAGEAENGREAVELTGELNPDVILMDLYMPVMTGLDAIKEISERHPAIPVIILTTYNEDKLMAEGMEFGAKGYLLKDTSPDNLFRTLDAAIRGDTLINSEMMTRIQAYKREEEKQRVNPKIYLSRKEIDVLEAVARGAKSKEIAIDLKISERTVKARLTDIYNKLGVSSRAEAAALAIQAGIISLQD